Proteins from a genomic interval of Marmota flaviventris isolate mMarFla1 chromosome 8, mMarFla1.hap1, whole genome shotgun sequence:
- the Smco1 gene encoding single-pass membrane and coiled-coil domain-containing protein 1, with the protein MNNETTTSVSLKEAIKRVDHKLQALEAQFKELDNTKDNLTQKFEHHSKTLASQAAQDEMWTAVLALKFTSIELNILYSYVIEVLISLHTRVLEKLPDLVRGLPTLASVLRRKVKNKRIRVVWESVLEECGLQEGDITALCTFFIAYGHKADHYAAKVRQMYIRDITFMITNMVKNQALQDGLLRAVQVIEKGKAERIPEEQKSPLKELISSVKN; encoded by the exons ATGAACAATGAAACCACAACCTCGGTATCCTTGAAGGAGGCAATAAAAAG AGTAGACCACAAACTCCAAGCTTTAGAAGCACAATTCAAAGAACTGGACAATACCAAAGATAATCTGACACAGAAATTTGAACATCATAGCAAGACTTTGGCAAGCCAAGCAGCTCAAGATGAAATGTGGACAGCAGTTTTGGCACTGAA GTTCACTTCAAttgaattgaatattttatacagCTACGTCATTGAAGTACTTATCAGCTTGCACACACGTGTACTTGAGAAACTACCAGACCTGGTGAGAGGTCTTCCCACCTTAGCCTCTGTCCTTAGACGAAAAGTTAAGAACAAGCGCATTAGAGTTGTGTGGGAGTCTGTTCTGGAAGAATGTGGGCTGCAAGAAGGAGATATCACAGCACTTTGTACTTTCTTTATTGCATATGGTCACAAGGCAGATCATTATGCTGCTAAAGTACGACAGATGTACATCAGGGATATCACATTCATGATCACTAACATGGTAAAGAACCAGGCTCTGCAGGATGGTTTGCTGAGGGCTGTTCAGGTCATTGAGAAAGGGAAAGCAGAGAGGATCCCTGAAGAGCAAAAGTCACCCCTAAAAGAGTTGATATCATCAGTCAAAAACTAA